One Polyodon spathula isolate WHYD16114869_AA chromosome 46, ASM1765450v1, whole genome shotgun sequence genomic window carries:
- the LOC121306169 gene encoding nuclear body protein SP140-like protein: MSESEDDEDLSIFSPKTLPVSFGRAQGTLHKERFASGTCGKCIRTPESWLTPHDFTGMDGTVADRSWRKNITCKGKPLTYLLKKKILVIHSLLCKCHNCKDETCWQNNDDDCKVCSHGGSLVCCDRCPLAFHADCHVPTAEDPASSGVWFCTFCKIKEVQKTPRLRSLKQVDVLAQEIRTWLLECQYLLLSLYSSKDSRIFCPNPCHTVSRSRYILSRPRSWGPPRLLAFVPTEPSVT, encoded by the exons ATGTCAG aatCTGAGGATGATGAAGACCTCTCCATCTTCTCTCCTAAAACTCTCCCGGTTTCTTTCGGACGTGCTCAAGGAACCCTTCACAAGGAACGCTTCGCTAGTG GGACCTGTGGGAAGTGTATTCGCACCCCCGAGAGCTGGCTGACTCCCCACGACTTCACCGGCATGGACGGGACGGTCGCTGACAGGTCTTGGAGGAAAAACATCACCTGCAAGGGAAAGCCGCTGACCTACCTCTTAAAG aaaaaaattctAGTGATTCATTCTCTTCTCTGCAAATGCCATAACTGCAAGGATGAGACTTGCTGG CAAAACAATGACGATGACTGTAAGGTCTGCTCCCACGGAGGGAGTCTCGTCTGCTGTGACCGCTGCCCCCTCGCCTTCCACGCAGACTGCCACGTTCCCACGGCAGAGGATCCAGCCTCCAG CGGTGTGTGGTTCTGCACCTTCTGTAAAATAAAGGAGGTTCAGAAGACGCCCAGACTCCGCTCGCTGAAGCAGGTGGACGTTCTGGCTCAGGAGATCAGAACTTGGCTGCTG GAGTGCCAGTATCTCTTGCTCAGTCTCTACAGCTCCAAGGACAGTCGGATCTTCTGTCCCAATCCGTGCCACACGGTGAGTAGAAGCAGGTACATCCTGTCCCGTCCCCGGTCGTGGGGACCCCCTCGTCTGCTGGCTTTCGTTCCAACTGAGccctcagttacttaa
- the LOC121306153 gene encoding uncharacterized protein LOC121306153 isoform X1, which yields MLFCASPIGSDSCRMSSPRFVVWESEDLLAYLHPNPCTPGVTVLQQKPRPGAPEPGGLFQLPLPGYTELLLGARSVARLLCERLPVRRCALISEPEPPARLKLVPLHGLGPDWEPRLSGELEFSAEFRGYCCSKRGPRAADSELDRVQSRIRARLESRAVSYRFLGEPGDPSLFARIVRGEEEPQWRVWEDEGHVAVLTPFPNTPGYTVLAPRQHLPSDLFSLGEEDFVKLVQAARSAARPLREGLGAQSCVLIFEGYEVDYAHAKLVPVILGNKKQQQQEEGEGEGESLPPAAEFHSSYPGYVTSADGPLASEQDLRQLQARLRSGLSQTQTS from the exons atgctattctgCGCGTCTCCTATTGGATCGGACTCTTGCAG GATGTCTTCCCCTCGTTTTGTGGTTTGGGAAAGCGAGGACCTCCTCGCATACCTGCACCCCAACCCCTGCACCCCGGGGGTCACCGTCCTGCAGCAGAAGCCCCGCCCCGGTGCTCCGGAGCCCGGTGGCCTCTTCCAGCTGCCTCTCCCCGGCTACACCGAGCTGCTGCTGGGGGCGCGGAGCGTGGCTCGGCTCCTGTGCGAGCGGCTCCCCGTGCGCCGCTGTGCCCTCATCTCCGAACCAGAACCCCCGGCCCGACTCAAACTCGTTCCCCTGCACGGGCTCGGCCCGGATTGGGAGCCCCGCCTCTCCGGGGAGCTGGAATTCAGCGCGGAGTTCAGGGGATACTGCTGCTCCAAGCGGGGGCCGCGGGCCGCGGATTCGGAGCTGGACCGGGTCCAGTCCAGGATCCGAGCCCGGCTGGAGTCCCGCGCCGTCAGCTACCGCTTCCTGGGGGAGCCGGGGGACCCCAGCCTGTTCGCCCGGATCGTGCGGGGCGAGGAGGAGCCTCAGTGGCGGGTGTGGGAAGACGAGGGTCACGTTGCTGTCCTCACTCCCTTCCCCAACACTCCCGGCTACACGGTCCTGGCGCCCAGGCAGCACCTCCCCAGCGACCTCTTCAGCCTGGGGGAAGAGGACTTCGTGAAGCTGGTGCAGGCCGCCCGCAGCGCCGCCCGGCCGCTGAGAGAGGGGCTCGGGGCGCAGAGCTGCGTCCTGATCTTCGAGGGCTACGAGGTCGACTACGCCCACGCCAAGCTGGTGCCGGTGATCCTGGGGaacaagaagcagcagcagcaggaggagggggagggggagggggagagtctGCCCCCAGCGGCTGAGTTCCACAGCTCCTACCCGGGCTACGTGACATCAGCGGATGGGCCCCTGGCTTCAGAACAAGATCTCCGGCAGCTGCAAGCCCGGCTTCGCTCCGGCCTCTCCCAGACACAGACCTCGTAG
- the LOC121306153 gene encoding uncharacterized protein LOC121306153 isoform X2 has translation MSSPRFVVWESEDLLAYLHPNPCTPGVTVLQQKPRPGAPEPGGLFQLPLPGYTELLLGARSVARLLCERLPVRRCALISEPEPPARLKLVPLHGLGPDWEPRLSGELEFSAEFRGYCCSKRGPRAADSELDRVQSRIRARLESRAVSYRFLGEPGDPSLFARIVRGEEEPQWRVWEDEGHVAVLTPFPNTPGYTVLAPRQHLPSDLFSLGEEDFVKLVQAARSAARPLREGLGAQSCVLIFEGYEVDYAHAKLVPVILGNKKQQQQEEGEGEGESLPPAAEFHSSYPGYVTSADGPLASEQDLRQLQARLRSGLSQTQTS, from the coding sequence ATGTCTTCCCCTCGTTTTGTGGTTTGGGAAAGCGAGGACCTCCTCGCATACCTGCACCCCAACCCCTGCACCCCGGGGGTCACCGTCCTGCAGCAGAAGCCCCGCCCCGGTGCTCCGGAGCCCGGTGGCCTCTTCCAGCTGCCTCTCCCCGGCTACACCGAGCTGCTGCTGGGGGCGCGGAGCGTGGCTCGGCTCCTGTGCGAGCGGCTCCCCGTGCGCCGCTGTGCCCTCATCTCCGAACCAGAACCCCCGGCCCGACTCAAACTCGTTCCCCTGCACGGGCTCGGCCCGGATTGGGAGCCCCGCCTCTCCGGGGAGCTGGAATTCAGCGCGGAGTTCAGGGGATACTGCTGCTCCAAGCGGGGGCCGCGGGCCGCGGATTCGGAGCTGGACCGGGTCCAGTCCAGGATCCGAGCCCGGCTGGAGTCCCGCGCCGTCAGCTACCGCTTCCTGGGGGAGCCGGGGGACCCCAGCCTGTTCGCCCGGATCGTGCGGGGCGAGGAGGAGCCTCAGTGGCGGGTGTGGGAAGACGAGGGTCACGTTGCTGTCCTCACTCCCTTCCCCAACACTCCCGGCTACACGGTCCTGGCGCCCAGGCAGCACCTCCCCAGCGACCTCTTCAGCCTGGGGGAAGAGGACTTCGTGAAGCTGGTGCAGGCCGCCCGCAGCGCCGCCCGGCCGCTGAGAGAGGGGCTCGGGGCGCAGAGCTGCGTCCTGATCTTCGAGGGCTACGAGGTCGACTACGCCCACGCCAAGCTGGTGCCGGTGATCCTGGGGaacaagaagcagcagcagcaggaggagggggagggggagggggagagtctGCCCCCAGCGGCTGAGTTCCACAGCTCCTACCCGGGCTACGTGACATCAGCGGATGGGCCCCTGGCTTCAGAACAAGATCTCCGGCAGCTGCAAGCCCGGCTTCGCTCCGGCCTCTCCCAGACACAGACCTCGTAG
- the LOC121306136 gene encoding cyclic AMP-dependent transcription factor ATF-4-like produces the protein MTSSALTSDPLGGILDSLLWGSPLFPTAELEGGGAGGLFLSSSSDDDEEMFQSRLKEFGSPSSSPLSPPSSSLFSSSPSCSPLQCPLGKGSSVESIDWLLDPLAGDCAEDAFSGMDWMVQKIDLSELDLDSLMDPCDSGVPPSTPEDLLSSRGAVCDVDLGLEGYLASFPAEPPTDSSCIPEPLDLQNPALPEPAVAVETLWETVSLATGFAPAAGIGVQLELEPLLEREPLSSSSSPSALEDHPSFSLELGSEVDINTAQETQSEPGLLPWKQETQTPETRLQTQETEPGLLPWKQETQTMETEGYCSSDTDSGLGSPEHSPASSSEPRKALAEDSDQPSFTQELGSEIDIEAAAQEETRSEPGLQLWKREAQAMEIEGYCSSDTDSGLGSSCGSPIRTPPSSSEPRRATAKPYSRPSKEEELEVCAPLSGHVKSADKRKMKKMEQNKTAATRYRQKKRSELDRLRGEREALEEKNRALGEKAEAIAAEIRYLTELMREVREARDRRLQQGKGSG, from the exons ATGACCTCGTCCGCCCTGACCTCCGACCCCCTAGGGGGGATCTTGGACTCCCTGCTCTGGGGGTCCCCTTTGTTTCCGACGGCTGAGCTGGAGGGGGGGGGCGCGGGGGGGCTCTTTCTCTCCAGCAgcagtgatgatgatgaggagatGTTTCAGTCACGTCTGAAGGAGTTTGggtccccctcttcctcccccctgtctcccccctcctcctcactcttctcctcctccccctcctgctCTCCGTTGCAGTGCCCCCTGGGTAAGGGCTCGTCTGTGGAGTCGATTGATTGGCTGCTGGATCCCTTGGCAGGAGACTGCGCTG aggatGCTTTCTCAGGTATGGACTGGATGGTGCAGAAGATTGACCTCAGTGAGCTCGACCTGGACTCTCTGATGGACCCCTGTGATTCGGGGGTCCCCCCCAGCACCCCTGAGGATCTGCTCTCCTCCCGGGGGGCGGTGTGCGACGTGGACCTGGGGCTGGAGGGTTACCTGGCCTCCTTCCCAGCAGAGCCCCCCACTGACTCGTCCTGCATACCAGAACCCCTGGACTTGCAGAACCCAGCCCTCCCGGAACCGGCGGTCGCCGTGGAGACCCTCTGGGAAACCGTTTCTCTGGCAACTGGATTCGCCCCGGCCGCGGGAATCGGAGTTCAGCTGGAACTGGAACCCCTGCTGGAGAGGGAGCccctgtcctcctcctcctctccttctgCCCTAGAAGATCATCCATCTTTCTCTCTGGAGCTCGGCAGCGAAGTTGACATCAACACAGCACAGGAGACTCAGTCGGAGCCCGGACTCCTGCCTTGGAAACAAGAGACACAGACCCCAGAGACACGGTTACAAACACAAGAGACGGAGCCCGGACTCCTGCCTTGGAAACAAGAGACCCAGACGATGGAGACGGAGGGTTACTGCTCGTCTGACACGGACAGCGGCCTTGGAtcccctgaacacagccctgcttcCTCCTCGGAGCCCCGAAAAGCCCTGGCGGAAGACTCTGACCAGCCCTCTTTCACTCAGGAGCTGGGTAGCGAAATTGACATAGAGGCAGCGGCACAGGAGGAGACGCGGTCGGAGCCCGGGCTCCAGCTCTGGAAACGAGAGGCCCAGGCGATGGAGATCGAGGGGTACTGCTCGTCCGACACGGACAGCGGTCTGGGATCCAGCTGCGGCTCCCCAATCCgcacccctccctcctcctcgGAGCCCCGGAGAGCGACAGCCAAGCCTTACTCCCGGCCGTCGAAAGAGGAGGAGCTGGAAGTGTGCGCCCCCCTCTCGGGTCACGTCAAGTCTGCGGACAAGAGGAAGATGAAGAAGATGGAGCAGAACAAGACTGCTGCAACCCGGTACCGGCAGAAGAAGCGGTCGGAGCTGGACCGGCTGCGCGGGGAGCGGGAGGCGCTGGAGGAGAAGAACCGGGCGCTGGGAGAGAAGGCTGAGGCCATCGCCGCAGAGATCCGCTACCTGACTGAGCTAATGAGGGAAGTGAGGGAAGCCAGGGACAGGAGACTCCAGCAGGGCAAGGGCTCGGGGTGA
- the mief1 gene encoding mitochondrial dynamics protein MID51 isoform X1, with product MAGVGRDPKGRKEDSGMGGVIDFVLSNAKLVLGFGGAAMLGIATLAVKRMYDRAVSAPASPTRMGQSGQRSWEEPSWLGSSPRLLNSDMKTNLSRSLQTLPTGDSASGVCSRGAGPLSRGAGPRQRVSLGEKLRWFYETRVRISPEEQSGARRAVLEICSQLLSSLRDRLPDAPLRDPYPSGSLYDDLQVVTADHAQLMVPLVLEKNLWSPVPGEETIMNVPGFWLVRRENLEYYPRGTSYWDRCVVGGYLSPRSVLESFERVFRHSINWMAVGAALGYGIRTAVPSETIALEVQYDHDRRLFLDFLPLVVFEDTVLIAKPHRLEKLANVWRQSFRADHTSRLQGADRDDGGCRCLCLKLLKGVCKLNPALGKLDSGQLTAAVLAVSSRKRDWSPGDLPERFLLLIRELVGWLEEGCLPCPLAPKVNLFSELTPQEIDELGYTLYCALSEPESLLRT from the exons ATGGCAGGAGTCGGGAGGGACCCCAAGGGGAGGAAGGAGGATAGCGGGATGGGGGGAGTCATCGATTTCGTGCTCTCCAACGCCAAGCTGGTGCTCGGGTTCGGGGGGGCGGCGATGTTGGGCATCGCCACGCTGGCAGTGAAGCGG ATGTACGACCGAGCGGTCAGCGCCCCTGCCAGCCCCACCAGGATGGGCCAGTCGGGGCAGAGGAGCTGGGAGGAGCCGAGCTGGCTGGGGTCGTCGCCACGGTTACTGAACAGCGACATGAAAACCAACCTCAGCCGGTCTTTGCAGACTCTGCCCACCGGCGACTCTGCGTCCGGAGTCT GCTCGCGGGGGGCGGGGCCACTCTCGCGGGGCGCGGGGCCCCGGCAGCGCGTGTCTCTCGGTGAGAAGCTGCGCTGGTTCTACGAGACTCGGGTTCGGATCTCCCCGGAGGAGCAGAGCGGGGCGCGCAGGGCTGTGCTGGAGATTTGCTCCCAGCTGCTCTCCTCCCTGCGGGACAGGCTCCCCGACGCGCCACTGAGAGACCCGTACCCCAGCGGCAGCCTCTACGACGACCTGCAG GTGGTGACGGCGGACCACGCCCAGTTGATGGTCCCGCTGGTCCTGGAAAAAAACCTGTGGTCTCCCGTCCCCGGCGAAGAAACCATCATGAACGTCCCGGGATTCTGGCTCGTCCGCCGGGAAAACCTGGAGTATTACCCCCGGGGGACGAGCTACTGGGACCGCTGCGTGGTGGGGGGCTACCTCTCCCCGAGGTCCGTCCTGGAATCCTTCGAAAGGGTCTTCCGCCACTCCATCAACTGGATGGCCGTCGGCGCCGCGCTGGGCTACGGCATCCGGACGGCCGTGCCCTCGGAAACGATCGCGCTGGAGGTCCAGTACGACCACGACCGCCGGCTCTTCCTGGACTTCCTCCCTCTGGTGGTCTTCGAGGACACCGTGCTGATCGCCAAGCCCCACAGGCTGGAGAAGTTAGCTAACGTGTGGCGCCAAAGCTTCCGGGCCGACCACACCTCCAGGCTCCAGGGGGCGGACCGGGACGACGGCGGCTGCCGCTGCCTCTGTCTCAAGCTGCTGAAAGGGGTGTGCAAGCTGAACCCCGCCCTGGGGAAGCTGGACTCGGGGCAGCTCACAGCCGCAGTGCTGGCGGTCAGTAGTCGGAAGAGAGACTGGTCGCCGGGCGACTTGCCCGAGCGTTTCCTGCTGCTGATCAGGGAGCTGGTGGGGTGGCTGGAGGAGGGGTGCCTCCCTTGCCCCCTGGCCCCCAAGGTCAACCTCTTCTCCGAACTCACCCCCCAGGAGATCGACGAACTGGGGTACACCCTCTACTGCGCCCTGTCCGAGCCGGAGAGCCTGCTGAGGACTTGA
- the mief1 gene encoding mitochondrial dynamics protein MID51 isoform X2 — MYDRAVSAPASPTRMGQSGQRSWEEPSWLGSSPRLLNSDMKTNLSRSLQTLPTGDSASGVCSRGAGPLSRGAGPRQRVSLGEKLRWFYETRVRISPEEQSGARRAVLEICSQLLSSLRDRLPDAPLRDPYPSGSLYDDLQVVTADHAQLMVPLVLEKNLWSPVPGEETIMNVPGFWLVRRENLEYYPRGTSYWDRCVVGGYLSPRSVLESFERVFRHSINWMAVGAALGYGIRTAVPSETIALEVQYDHDRRLFLDFLPLVVFEDTVLIAKPHRLEKLANVWRQSFRADHTSRLQGADRDDGGCRCLCLKLLKGVCKLNPALGKLDSGQLTAAVLAVSSRKRDWSPGDLPERFLLLIRELVGWLEEGCLPCPLAPKVNLFSELTPQEIDELGYTLYCALSEPESLLRT; from the exons ATGTACGACCGAGCGGTCAGCGCCCCTGCCAGCCCCACCAGGATGGGCCAGTCGGGGCAGAGGAGCTGGGAGGAGCCGAGCTGGCTGGGGTCGTCGCCACGGTTACTGAACAGCGACATGAAAACCAACCTCAGCCGGTCTTTGCAGACTCTGCCCACCGGCGACTCTGCGTCCGGAGTCT GCTCGCGGGGGGCGGGGCCACTCTCGCGGGGCGCGGGGCCCCGGCAGCGCGTGTCTCTCGGTGAGAAGCTGCGCTGGTTCTACGAGACTCGGGTTCGGATCTCCCCGGAGGAGCAGAGCGGGGCGCGCAGGGCTGTGCTGGAGATTTGCTCCCAGCTGCTCTCCTCCCTGCGGGACAGGCTCCCCGACGCGCCACTGAGAGACCCGTACCCCAGCGGCAGCCTCTACGACGACCTGCAG GTGGTGACGGCGGACCACGCCCAGTTGATGGTCCCGCTGGTCCTGGAAAAAAACCTGTGGTCTCCCGTCCCCGGCGAAGAAACCATCATGAACGTCCCGGGATTCTGGCTCGTCCGCCGGGAAAACCTGGAGTATTACCCCCGGGGGACGAGCTACTGGGACCGCTGCGTGGTGGGGGGCTACCTCTCCCCGAGGTCCGTCCTGGAATCCTTCGAAAGGGTCTTCCGCCACTCCATCAACTGGATGGCCGTCGGCGCCGCGCTGGGCTACGGCATCCGGACGGCCGTGCCCTCGGAAACGATCGCGCTGGAGGTCCAGTACGACCACGACCGCCGGCTCTTCCTGGACTTCCTCCCTCTGGTGGTCTTCGAGGACACCGTGCTGATCGCCAAGCCCCACAGGCTGGAGAAGTTAGCTAACGTGTGGCGCCAAAGCTTCCGGGCCGACCACACCTCCAGGCTCCAGGGGGCGGACCGGGACGACGGCGGCTGCCGCTGCCTCTGTCTCAAGCTGCTGAAAGGGGTGTGCAAGCTGAACCCCGCCCTGGGGAAGCTGGACTCGGGGCAGCTCACAGCCGCAGTGCTGGCGGTCAGTAGTCGGAAGAGAGACTGGTCGCCGGGCGACTTGCCCGAGCGTTTCCTGCTGCTGATCAGGGAGCTGGTGGGGTGGCTGGAGGAGGGGTGCCTCCCTTGCCCCCTGGCCCCCAAGGTCAACCTCTTCTCCGAACTCACCCCCCAGGAGATCGACGAACTGGGGTACACCCTCTACTGCGCCCTGTCCGAGCCGGAGAGCCTGCTGAGGACTTGA
- the LOC121306197 gene encoding MIEF1 upstream open reading frame protein-like — MGGWSRSAVLQLYRALLRAGRPLQYTDRNYYRAALSREFRRCQGLREGGERELALQRGLVFLHSGLGGLV; from the coding sequence ATGGGCGGCTGGTCTCGCTCGGCGGTGCTGCAGCTCTACAGAGCCCTGCTCAGAGCGGGGCGCCCCCTACAGTACACCGACCGCAACTACTACCGCGCGGCGCTGAGCCGGGAGTTCCGCCGTTGCCAGGGGCTgcgggaggggggggagagggagctcGCGCTGCAGAGGGGGCTCGTCTTCCTGCACAGCGGCCTGGGCGGGCTGGTCTAG